A genomic stretch from Theobroma cacao cultivar B97-61/B2 chromosome 4, Criollo_cocoa_genome_V2, whole genome shotgun sequence includes:
- the LOC18507256 gene encoding polyvinylalcohol dehydrogenase isoform X2 gives MELVLSLCLVFLLASKAAGSNDWLNHGGNLLNRRFADNETKISPGTVSRLRLKWTFNAGRDITATPAIFGGTLYFPSWNGYLYAVKASDGSLVWKQNLQQLTGLKSTVAISNVNVTVSRTTPAIADDLLILGLSGPAYVVAVKRSNGQLVWSTQLDKNSHGVITMSGTYYKGHFYVGTSSLESTVSIEECCIFRGSFVKLNARTGKILWQTYMLPDNFGKRGGYAGAAIWGSSPSIDVRRNHVYIGTGNLYSAPKNVTDCQERQNNQTDIPTHPDECVEPENLSDSILALDLDTGKIKWFHQLGGYDVWTFACINPSNPSCPPGPNRDADFGEAPMMLSTYVNRTKRDLVVAAQKSGFAWALERDNGNIIWYTEAGPGGLVGGGIWGAATDEKRVYTNIANSDGKNFTLKPSTKITTAGGWVAMDAKNGQILWSTADPSNGTASGPVTVANGVLFGCSTYRHGPIYAMNSYTGKILWSYNTGATIYGGLSVSNGCIYIGHGYKVSLGFSNPRFTAGTSLFAFCVS, from the exons ATGGAGCTTGTTCTCTCCCTCTGCCTTGTTTTTCTACTGGCCTCGAAAGCTGCAGGTTCAAAT GACTGGTTAAACCATGGTGGAAATCTGCTTAACAGGAGATTCGCAGACAATGAAACCAAGATAAGCCCTGGAACGGTTTCCAGGCTACGCTTGAAGTGGACATTTAATGCAGGCAGAGATATTACTGCAACACCAGCAATTTTCGGTGGAACCCTTTATTTCCCTAGCTGGAACGGATATCTTTATGCTGTCAAAGCATCGGATGGATCTCTTGTTTGGAAGCAAAATTTGCAACAGTTGACTGGCCTTAAGTCTACTGTAGCTATATCCAATGTCAATGTAACAGTGTCAAGAACAACTCCAGCCATAGCAGATGATTTACTTATCTTGGGACTCAGTGGACCTGCTTATGTTGTTGCAGTTAAACGATCCAATGGGCAACTTGTTTGGTCTACCCAGCTTGATAAAAATTCACATGGTGTTATCACCATGTCTGGAACTTATTACAAGGG GCATTTCTATGTTGGCACATCCTCACTAGAGTCCACCGTGAGCATTGAGGAATGCTGCATCTTCCGTGGAAGCTTTGTCAAACTAAACGCCCGAACTGGCAAAATCTTGTGGCAAACTTATATGTTGCCTGACAATTTTGGCAAGCGTGGAGGGTATGCTGGAGCAGCCATTTGGGGAAGCAGCCCATCAATCGATGTACGCCGAAACCATGTCTACATTGGCACAGGGAACCTCTACTCAGCACCTAAAAATGTAACAGACTGTCAGGAGAGACAGAACAATCAAACAGACATACCTACTCATCCTGACGAGTGTGTTGAGCCTGAAAACCTCTCAGATTCAATCCTTGCCCTTGACTTGGATACTGGAAAGATCAAGTGGTTCCATCAGTTAGGGGGCTATGATGTCTGGACTTTTGCATGCATCAATCCCTCAAACCCAAGTTGTCCTCCTGGTCCAAACCGTGATGCTGATTTTGGGGAAGCACCAATGATGCTAAGCACATATGTCAATAGGACTAAGCGTGATCTTGTTGTTGCTGCTCAAAAAAGTGGATTTGCTTGGGCTTTGGAGCGTGACAATGGCAACATTATTTGGTACACT GAAGCTGGACCTGGTGGCCTCGTTGGAGGAGGAATATGGGGGGCAGCGACTGATGAAAAGAGGGTCTACACCAACATAGCTAACTCTGATGGCAAGAATTTCACTCTGAAGCCATCCACAAAGATCACAACTGCAGGCGGATGGGTCGCAATGGATGCTAAAAATGGTCAAATCCTTTGGTCAACAGCTGACCCTAGCAATGGTACTGCCAGTGGCCCTGTTACCGTTGCAAACGGTGTCCTATTTGGTTGTTCTACATATAGACACGGACCCATATATGCAATGAATTCCTACACTGGAAAAATCCTGTGGTCATATAACACAGGGGCCACCATATACGGTGGGTTGTCAGTTAGCAATGGATGCATTTACATAGGCCATGGATACAAGGTTAGTCTTGGATTTTCTAATCCACGCTTCACTGCTGGAACGTCACTCTTTGCCTTTTGTGTCTCTTGA
- the LOC18507256 gene encoding polyvinylalcohol dehydrogenase isoform X1 encodes MELVLSLCLVFLLASKAAGSNDVQDWLNHGGNLLNRRFADNETKISPGTVSRLRLKWTFNAGRDITATPAIFGGTLYFPSWNGYLYAVKASDGSLVWKQNLQQLTGLKSTVAISNVNVTVSRTTPAIADDLLILGLSGPAYVVAVKRSNGQLVWSTQLDKNSHGVITMSGTYYKGHFYVGTSSLESTVSIEECCIFRGSFVKLNARTGKILWQTYMLPDNFGKRGGYAGAAIWGSSPSIDVRRNHVYIGTGNLYSAPKNVTDCQERQNNQTDIPTHPDECVEPENLSDSILALDLDTGKIKWFHQLGGYDVWTFACINPSNPSCPPGPNRDADFGEAPMMLSTYVNRTKRDLVVAAQKSGFAWALERDNGNIIWYTEAGPGGLVGGGIWGAATDEKRVYTNIANSDGKNFTLKPSTKITTAGGWVAMDAKNGQILWSTADPSNGTASGPVTVANGVLFGCSTYRHGPIYAMNSYTGKILWSYNTGATIYGGLSVSNGCIYIGHGYKVSLGFSNPRFTAGTSLFAFCVS; translated from the exons ATGGAGCTTGTTCTCTCCCTCTGCCTTGTTTTTCTACTGGCCTCGAAAGCTGCAGGTTCAAAT GATGTGCAGGACTGGTTAAACCATGGTGGAAATCTGCTTAACAGGAGATTCGCAGACAATGAAACCAAGATAAGCCCTGGAACGGTTTCCAGGCTACGCTTGAAGTGGACATTTAATGCAGGCAGAGATATTACTGCAACACCAGCAATTTTCGGTGGAACCCTTTATTTCCCTAGCTGGAACGGATATCTTTATGCTGTCAAAGCATCGGATGGATCTCTTGTTTGGAAGCAAAATTTGCAACAGTTGACTGGCCTTAAGTCTACTGTAGCTATATCCAATGTCAATGTAACAGTGTCAAGAACAACTCCAGCCATAGCAGATGATTTACTTATCTTGGGACTCAGTGGACCTGCTTATGTTGTTGCAGTTAAACGATCCAATGGGCAACTTGTTTGGTCTACCCAGCTTGATAAAAATTCACATGGTGTTATCACCATGTCTGGAACTTATTACAAGGG GCATTTCTATGTTGGCACATCCTCACTAGAGTCCACCGTGAGCATTGAGGAATGCTGCATCTTCCGTGGAAGCTTTGTCAAACTAAACGCCCGAACTGGCAAAATCTTGTGGCAAACTTATATGTTGCCTGACAATTTTGGCAAGCGTGGAGGGTATGCTGGAGCAGCCATTTGGGGAAGCAGCCCATCAATCGATGTACGCCGAAACCATGTCTACATTGGCACAGGGAACCTCTACTCAGCACCTAAAAATGTAACAGACTGTCAGGAGAGACAGAACAATCAAACAGACATACCTACTCATCCTGACGAGTGTGTTGAGCCTGAAAACCTCTCAGATTCAATCCTTGCCCTTGACTTGGATACTGGAAAGATCAAGTGGTTCCATCAGTTAGGGGGCTATGATGTCTGGACTTTTGCATGCATCAATCCCTCAAACCCAAGTTGTCCTCCTGGTCCAAACCGTGATGCTGATTTTGGGGAAGCACCAATGATGCTAAGCACATATGTCAATAGGACTAAGCGTGATCTTGTTGTTGCTGCTCAAAAAAGTGGATTTGCTTGGGCTTTGGAGCGTGACAATGGCAACATTATTTGGTACACT GAAGCTGGACCTGGTGGCCTCGTTGGAGGAGGAATATGGGGGGCAGCGACTGATGAAAAGAGGGTCTACACCAACATAGCTAACTCTGATGGCAAGAATTTCACTCTGAAGCCATCCACAAAGATCACAACTGCAGGCGGATGGGTCGCAATGGATGCTAAAAATGGTCAAATCCTTTGGTCAACAGCTGACCCTAGCAATGGTACTGCCAGTGGCCCTGTTACCGTTGCAAACGGTGTCCTATTTGGTTGTTCTACATATAGACACGGACCCATATATGCAATGAATTCCTACACTGGAAAAATCCTGTGGTCATATAACACAGGGGCCACCATATACGGTGGGTTGTCAGTTAGCAATGGATGCATTTACATAGGCCATGGATACAAGGTTAGTCTTGGATTTTCTAATCCACGCTTCACTGCTGGAACGTCACTCTTTGCCTTTTGTGTCTCTTGA